A genomic region of Microbacterium schleiferi contains the following coding sequences:
- the coaA gene encoding type I pantothenate kinase yields the protein MPSDAAALDAREQLNPQLYREILRPDWARLAADMRQPLTETEIVSLRGLGDRLDLDEVREVYLPLSRLLSLYAGSTRRIGAETSSFLHETDSTTPFVVGVAGSVAVGKSTIARLLRELMSRWPDTPRVELVTTDGFLYPNAELERRGIMHRKGFPESYDRRALVQFLTDVKSGAAEVRAPFYSHMKYDIIPDAVITVRRPDVVIVEGLNVLQPPPSPNEVAVSDLFDFSIYVDADPEHITQWFVDRFLALKHGAFADPGSFFNVFSDLTDETAVETALGFWNEINLPNLIENVLPTKHRATLVLQKAADHAVDRVLLRKV from the coding sequence GTGCCCAGCGATGCCGCAGCCCTTGACGCCCGCGAGCAACTGAACCCGCAGCTGTACCGCGAGATCCTGCGCCCCGACTGGGCGCGACTCGCAGCTGACATGCGCCAGCCGCTCACCGAAACCGAGATCGTGTCGCTTCGCGGTCTCGGAGATCGCCTGGACCTCGACGAAGTGCGCGAGGTGTACCTCCCGCTCAGCCGACTGCTGAGCCTGTACGCGGGTTCCACCCGGCGGATCGGTGCCGAGACGAGCTCCTTCTTGCACGAGACCGACTCGACGACGCCCTTCGTTGTGGGTGTCGCAGGCTCGGTCGCCGTCGGCAAGTCGACGATCGCCCGTCTCCTGCGAGAACTCATGAGCCGCTGGCCCGATACCCCTCGCGTCGAGCTCGTGACCACGGATGGCTTTCTCTACCCCAACGCAGAACTCGAGCGTCGCGGGATCATGCACCGCAAGGGCTTCCCGGAGTCGTATGACCGTCGCGCGCTCGTGCAGTTCCTCACCGACGTGAAGAGCGGAGCCGCCGAGGTCCGCGCCCCCTTCTACTCCCACATGAAGTACGACATCATTCCCGATGCCGTCATCACGGTCCGCCGGCCGGATGTCGTCATCGTCGAAGGGCTGAACGTTCTGCAGCCGCCGCCGTCACCGAACGAGGTTGCCGTCAGCGACCTGTTCGACTTCTCCATCTACGTCGATGCCGACCCCGAACACATCACGCAGTGGTTCGTGGACCGATTCCTCGCCCTCAAACATGGCGCGTTCGCCGACCCCGGATCGTTCTTCAACGTCTTCTCGGACTTGACCGATGAGACGGCTGTCGAAACCGCCCTGGGATTTTGGAACGAGATCAACCTGCCCAACCTGATCGAGAACGTGCTCCCCACCAAACATCGGGCGACCCTCGTGCTGCAAAAAGCTGCCGACCACGCCGTCGACCGGGTGCTGCTGCGCAAGGTGTAG
- a CDS encoding esterase/lipase family protein has protein sequence MKALLPNGRGRFFGVTFLSAIAAGALIGVPAVASAAPAYVLDSVTSISAISATEPLPGAVDGAADPASCLADMSSHLVRLTGSDGDPVRNPVLLVHGWLSTAMPESEAGPRPVTTSTGIANSPFSRPVEWSSDGDPAVDLRSLQQRLSELPDTSVFAFDYSSMAALWVGHTATAPALAGAIECLAQESGDTVDIVAHSMGGLALRYALGGRTREWPLMSVRSSRWRRRTRGRRSPQPCR, from the coding sequence ATGAAAGCTCTGCTCCCTAACGGGCGTGGGCGCTTCTTCGGCGTGACGTTCCTGTCAGCGATAGCGGCAGGGGCGTTGATTGGCGTACCCGCGGTAGCCTCGGCGGCACCCGCGTACGTGCTCGATTCGGTGACATCCATCTCTGCTATCTCGGCCACTGAACCGCTCCCCGGTGCCGTTGACGGTGCGGCGGACCCGGCATCCTGCCTGGCTGACATGTCGTCGCACCTCGTGCGCCTCACCGGATCAGACGGCGATCCCGTGCGAAACCCCGTTCTGCTGGTGCACGGGTGGCTCAGCACCGCGATGCCCGAGTCCGAGGCGGGTCCCCGACCGGTCACGACGAGCACCGGCATCGCCAATTCGCCCTTCTCCCGGCCTGTCGAGTGGTCATCGGATGGCGACCCGGCGGTCGATCTGCGCTCGCTGCAGCAGCGGCTCTCGGAGCTCCCCGACACCTCGGTTTTCGCGTTCGACTACTCGTCGATGGCGGCGCTGTGGGTGGGTCACACCGCCACCGCACCCGCCCTGGCCGGAGCCATCGAGTGCCTCGCGCAGGAGTCCGGCGACACGGTCGACATCGTTGCGCATTCGATGGGCGGCCTCGCACTTCGCTACGCCCTCGGGGGTCGAACGAGGGAGTGGCCGCTCATGTCGGTCAGGTCATCACGGTGGCGACGCCGAACGAGGGGTCGGAGGTCGCCTCAGCCGTGTCGGTGA